A region of Paenibacillus sp. 37 DNA encodes the following proteins:
- a CDS encoding MFS transporter, producing the protein MKTAIWLYLFLFLAVFDLHAQYPILTPFAISLGAAPTFIGWMMGIYSLTHLPGNLIAGTQIDKHGSRRYIVFSLLGAGFILLLQAYVQTPWQLLALRSISGFVLAFLSPACLALLAQLSSDPVKQGKYMSGHGVVHTLASVVSPAAGAIIVGSMGFSATFSGLGYLLILTGVIAFMTMPRGIVKQHERVTEPAKPDVSPADATSAFLPVSWRYFALPLVIACAQGILFFELPLRGGGQSSIMSTGLLFSIISIGALFTLSMLFLNRYSPKLRLVAGVLLMSLSFFVMAAIPQVPLSTVLFVLGMSKGIIFPAMATLFIRLSGGSKLGRIFSLQSIATSIGSFIGPITAGQLRVGLSPYFIAFLLLMIGMLLLPYYTSRREASLTDPKSILN; encoded by the coding sequence GTGAAAACGGCCATCTGGCTATACCTGTTTTTGTTCCTTGCCGTATTTGATTTGCACGCCCAGTATCCCATTCTGACCCCTTTTGCCATCTCGCTGGGAGCCGCCCCTACTTTCATTGGCTGGATGATGGGTATCTATTCCTTAACGCATCTTCCTGGCAATCTGATTGCTGGAACACAAATCGATAAACATGGCAGTCGCCGCTACATTGTATTCAGTCTGCTCGGTGCAGGATTCATCCTGCTCCTGCAAGCCTATGTCCAAACACCATGGCAACTGCTTGCTCTGCGTTCCATCAGTGGGTTTGTACTGGCCTTCCTGTCTCCTGCATGTCTCGCCCTGCTTGCACAGTTATCCAGTGATCCGGTGAAACAGGGGAAGTATATGTCGGGTCACGGGGTAGTGCATACACTCGCGTCTGTGGTATCACCAGCAGCCGGTGCGATCATTGTGGGTTCCATGGGATTCTCTGCTACCTTCTCAGGCTTGGGTTACTTGCTCATTCTTACAGGTGTGATTGCTTTCATGACGATGCCCCGTGGCATCGTCAAGCAGCATGAGAGAGTGACTGAACCTGCCAAACCTGACGTTTCACCAGCAGATGCCACAAGTGCATTCCTGCCGGTGTCCTGGCGATACTTTGCCTTGCCTCTGGTGATTGCCTGTGCCCAAGGAATTCTCTTCTTCGAATTACCCCTGCGGGGCGGAGGACAATCGTCCATCATGTCTACCGGACTGCTGTTCTCTATAATCAGTATTGGGGCACTCTTCACCCTCAGCATGTTATTTCTCAACCGGTATTCCCCCAAACTGCGTCTGGTTGCGGGCGTGCTGTTAATGTCCTTGTCTTTTTTTGTGATGGCAGCCATTCCACAAGTTCCCTTGTCCACTGTATTATTTGTACTTGGGATGTCCAAAGGCATCATCTTTCCAGCTATGGCAACCCTATTTATCCGGCTGAGCGGAGGAAGCAAGTTGGGCCGCATTTTCTCGCTGCAATCCATTGCCACCTCCATCGGCTCTTTCATCGGCCCCATCACAGCCGGGCAACTTCGTGTCGGGTTGTCACCCTATTTCATCGCGTTTCTTTTGTTAATGATTGGTATGCTACTGCTTCCATACTATACATCCAGACGCGAAGCATCCCTCACCGATCCCAAAAGTATATTAAATTAG
- a CDS encoding peptidoglycan D,D-transpeptidase FtsI family protein, with the protein MTEEDTPVNKPSTARLNLFFFAAFVIFSILIFRLAFVQFVEGPELTYMETSRNTKDIPLAPVRGPIYDATGEVALAYSEPVQSLYVLLYEDYRNDERRQEAEELAHDLAAVFKQFNPGDKEQPDAEEIIKRLDLDYQKTFGYVPRLVKSDLSTKEIAFFMEKKADYPGVMVLEENIRKYDPDGVAVQVVGYTREFKRAPDSIAKYKAIREGASTQRDPGLVYHEEEKVGFDGLELQYQEELRGRSGYQSIDIDARNLPDGTMLQTPPEKGYSLVSTINKEIQMAAQEAITDELRRLPKAITGYAVAMEVDTGNVVAMASMPDYDPNDWDYDKIKYVFRNGTTESFPPNDDKPSRAESVVLLGSVIKPLSVLIGLKEGLFTAGETYHDQGYAVLGKDGRQVKNSHSAYNGSITARRAIEKSSNAFMIDMVGKRLLRNYGSEKGIDVWHKHMQEFGLGVSTGVDLPNEFLGRLEYTNKDESALTRLAFASFGQQAKYTTMQLAQYTTMLANKGKRMEPHLVKEIRDADGNVVKEIKPKVLNEVDFADAHWNEVHKGMVTKVSSFDGFPYDYARKTGTSEQGTGPNKKENGVFIAFAPRDNPKLAVAVVVPEGGFGSVSASPIARKIFDAYDEVYGLDGTPKGKKDEGKDKE; encoded by the coding sequence ATGACTGAGGAAGATACACCCGTCAACAAGCCTTCCACCGCAAGGCTGAATCTGTTTTTTTTCGCGGCATTTGTCATATTCAGTATCCTTATTTTCAGATTAGCTTTTGTGCAGTTTGTGGAGGGTCCTGAGCTGACGTATATGGAAACGAGTCGTAATACCAAAGACATTCCACTCGCACCTGTTCGTGGTCCCATCTATGATGCGACAGGGGAAGTCGCGCTCGCTTATTCCGAACCTGTACAGTCCCTCTATGTGTTGTTGTATGAGGATTATCGGAATGATGAACGTAGACAGGAAGCAGAGGAACTGGCTCATGATCTGGCGGCTGTGTTTAAGCAGTTTAATCCAGGGGACAAAGAGCAGCCGGACGCGGAAGAGATCATCAAACGATTGGATCTGGATTACCAGAAAACGTTCGGGTATGTGCCGAGGCTTGTGAAGTCGGATCTGTCGACCAAAGAAATTGCCTTTTTCATGGAGAAAAAAGCAGATTATCCAGGGGTTATGGTGCTGGAAGAAAACATAAGAAAATATGACCCGGATGGTGTAGCCGTTCAGGTTGTGGGTTACACAAGAGAGTTCAAGCGAGCACCAGATTCCATTGCCAAATATAAGGCCATCCGCGAGGGGGCAAGTACTCAGCGTGATCCTGGTCTTGTGTACCATGAAGAAGAGAAGGTTGGCTTCGATGGATTGGAGCTCCAATACCAGGAGGAACTTCGTGGACGAAGCGGCTACCAGTCCATTGATATTGACGCACGTAATCTGCCAGATGGAACGATGTTACAAACACCACCGGAGAAAGGCTACAGTCTGGTTTCCACCATTAACAAGGAAATTCAGATGGCCGCACAAGAGGCGATAACGGACGAATTGCGCAGGCTGCCCAAGGCAATTACAGGATACGCAGTAGCCATGGAAGTGGATACAGGAAATGTGGTAGCCATGGCAAGTATGCCGGATTATGATCCGAACGATTGGGATTATGACAAAATCAAATATGTGTTCCGGAACGGAACCACCGAGTCGTTCCCACCGAATGATGACAAGCCTAGTCGGGCGGAATCCGTTGTACTTCTTGGATCGGTAATCAAGCCGCTAAGTGTGCTTATTGGATTAAAAGAGGGATTATTTACAGCAGGAGAGACCTATCACGATCAGGGATATGCGGTTTTGGGGAAAGACGGACGACAAGTGAAGAACTCGCATTCTGCTTATAATGGTTCTATTACGGCGAGAAGAGCGATTGAGAAATCCTCCAATGCCTTCATGATTGATATGGTGGGTAAACGTTTGTTACGTAATTATGGCTCAGAGAAAGGCATCGATGTCTGGCACAAACACATGCAGGAATTTGGCTTGGGTGTGTCCACTGGTGTAGATCTGCCTAATGAATTTCTGGGTAGGCTAGAATATACTAATAAAGACGAATCAGCTCTAACACGTTTGGCATTTGCCTCGTTTGGACAGCAAGCCAAGTACACCACGATGCAACTCGCCCAATACACGACCATGCTTGCCAATAAGGGCAAACGGATGGAACCACATCTGGTGAAGGAAATCCGTGATGCGGACGGCAATGTGGTGAAAGAGATCAAACCTAAGGTGCTCAATGAAGTTGATTTTGCCGATGCGCACTGGAATGAAGTTCATAAAGGAATGGTTACCAAAGTAAGTTCATTTGACGGTTTCCCTTACGATTATGCCCGGAAAACAGGAACATCAGAACAGGGGACCGGACCTAACAAAAAAGAGAATGGTGTATTTATTGCCTTTGCACCACGAGATAATCCGAAGCTTGCTGTCGCTGTTGTTGTACCAGAAGGTGGATTCGGGTCAGTCAGTGCTTCACCGATAGCACGGAAAATTTTCGATGCATATGATGAAGTGTATGGTCTCGATGGAACGCCGAAAGGTAAGAAAGACGAAGGGAAAGACAAAGAGTAA
- a CDS encoding peptidoglycan D,D-transpeptidase FtsI family protein codes for MKKHSNEKDELTDKRRFSYRMNVFFFASFVIFSVIIVRLAFLQFVEGPELSQEEASNITKDVPLPPVRGTIYDSTGEVKLAYSKPIQSLYLTLYKNYGDVEGKPSPNIGEVQDIATRLHDVFEQYKLKDSESLTVEQIIEEMDLNSRKANGFMPRLIKSDLSEEEVAYFLQHKDEFKGIQIVEESVRFYDPDTVAVQTIGYLKKFRSSKSLNKYKEVDEANKTQTDPGLVYTENEFVGFDGLELQYQDALRGKSGYTSVDVDLRNLPEGVAGSTPPQKGYDLISSINKNVQVKTEQAILDQLSWLHRNQVSGRLHPNAKTGFAVAMEVDTGKIVSAASMPDYDTNIWRTGSITNDQYDDIKYVYQNGTIRSFPPDDSKKRAESIVLLGSTIKPLSVLIGLKEGFFTTNTVYSDRGSTTFGGDNRRVQNSSGHVYGAMYPRDAIRHSSNVFMIDEIGKKMYSKYGATGIDKWDEYMKQFGLGVSTGVDLPNEFLGIRDYMNDTESSLTRLVYGSFGQQGKYTTMQLAQYTTMLANKGKRMEPQLVREFRDSEGNVVEKVKPKVLSTVEFNDAYWNEVQRGMATEVSAFSGFPYDFARKTGTSTQVVGGKLVDNGVFIAYAPRNNPKLAVAVVIPEGGFGSSSAAPVARAIFDAYDEEFGLDGVPKKDKNKDSDSESGTQ; via the coding sequence ATGAAAAAGCATTCCAATGAGAAGGATGAACTTACGGACAAACGGCGCTTCAGTTACCGAATGAACGTATTTTTCTTCGCTTCCTTTGTTATTTTTAGCGTTATTATTGTACGCTTGGCCTTTTTACAATTTGTCGAAGGGCCTGAGCTTAGTCAGGAAGAAGCAAGTAACATTACCAAGGATGTACCACTTCCTCCTGTGAGAGGCACGATTTATGATTCCACAGGTGAGGTGAAGTTGGCTTACTCCAAGCCCATTCAGTCTCTCTACTTGACGCTTTATAAAAACTATGGAGATGTTGAGGGGAAACCGAGTCCTAACATAGGGGAAGTGCAGGATATTGCAACCCGGTTGCATGATGTGTTTGAACAGTACAAGCTGAAGGATTCAGAGTCACTTACGGTGGAACAAATTATTGAAGAGATGGACTTGAACTCCCGCAAAGCGAACGGTTTTATGCCTCGTCTGATCAAGAGTGATCTGTCCGAGGAAGAAGTTGCTTATTTCCTACAGCACAAGGACGAGTTCAAAGGTATTCAGATCGTCGAGGAGAGTGTGCGATTCTACGATCCGGATACGGTAGCTGTTCAGACCATCGGTTATCTGAAGAAGTTCAGAAGTTCGAAGTCCTTGAACAAATACAAAGAGGTGGACGAGGCCAATAAAACGCAAACGGATCCGGGCCTGGTGTATACGGAAAATGAGTTTGTAGGCTTTGATGGACTGGAACTGCAATATCAGGATGCTCTCCGGGGCAAAAGCGGATATACATCCGTTGATGTTGATTTGCGTAACTTGCCTGAAGGTGTGGCTGGTTCTACCCCGCCGCAGAAAGGGTACGACCTGATTTCCAGCATTAACAAAAACGTTCAGGTGAAAACAGAACAGGCCATTCTGGATCAGTTGAGTTGGCTTCATCGGAATCAGGTTTCCGGTCGATTACATCCGAATGCCAAGACCGGATTTGCAGTTGCGATGGAAGTGGATACCGGGAAAATCGTATCTGCTGCCAGTATGCCAGATTATGATACCAACATCTGGAGAACAGGCAGTATCACAAATGATCAGTATGATGATATCAAATATGTGTATCAAAATGGTACGATTCGTTCATTCCCTCCCGATGACTCTAAAAAGCGAGCTGAATCGATCGTGCTACTCGGTTCCACCATCAAACCGCTTAGTGTCTTGATCGGTTTAAAAGAAGGTTTCTTCACTACCAATACAGTTTATTCGGATAGAGGTTCAACGACCTTTGGTGGGGACAATCGTAGAGTTCAGAACTCATCCGGGCATGTGTATGGTGCAATGTATCCTCGTGATGCGATTCGTCATTCCTCGAACGTATTCATGATTGATGAGATTGGGAAGAAGATGTACTCAAAATATGGTGCGACCGGAATTGACAAATGGGATGAATACATGAAGCAGTTCGGCCTTGGAGTATCTACAGGGGTTGATCTGCCGAATGAATTCCTGGGTATACGGGATTACATGAACGACACGGAAAGTTCGTTGACTCGTCTCGTGTATGGTTCCTTTGGACAGCAGGGAAAATACACAACCATGCAGTTAGCACAGTACACGACAATGCTGGCGAACAAAGGAAAGCGGATGGAGCCACAACTGGTTAGAGAGTTCCGGGATTCGGAAGGCAACGTAGTCGAGAAAGTAAAACCGAAGGTACTGAGCACGGTAGAGTTTAACGATGCCTACTGGAATGAAGTACAACGAGGTATGGCAACCGAGGTATCTGCATTTAGCGGATTCCCTTATGACTTTGCCAGAAAAACAGGGACATCGACACAGGTAGTAGGCGGTAAACTGGTGGATAATGGTGTATTTATCGCCTATGCACCACGTAATAATCCAAAGCTTGCTGTCGCTGTGGTTATCCCCGAAGGGGGCTTTGGATCGAGCAGTGCGGCTCCGGTTGCACGTGCGATCTTCGATGCCTATGACGAGGAATTTGGTCTCGACGGTGTACCGAAGAAAGACAAAAATAAAGATTCAGATTCGGAATCAGGCACACAGTAA
- a CDS encoding transglutaminase domain-containing protein: MLQNWLDSLKELNGITIMLLLIVAASLLQGWSRGASRSAGRLFGFLMDGIMAVIGILLSIGLTLWLAPYVQQWLSEYASAMPNRELNRWEQMYYTLVTAIADFPLMRFAVLFVLSYGLIRLILGFLSSVIFSSRQRSAEESAPKGMFSRLTGAFIGTIIGSVRGMIVIAVLFMIVSLYPGSMFSRYVEASPIYMQGAKSVIEPLSGTFIKDKLPVFTQAVQKELGGILQRKYEVIDHNIPTDIESAASEIVKGQSTDEVKAKALYDWVGSRIQYDYGKVDDYEQKGIWHEQNPQNTFDTRKGVCIDYARLYAVMARSQGLEVKVVTGLGYNGQGGYGPHAWNEVYLSDSESWVPLDPTWAISGDWFNPPNFADTHLKDQSA, translated from the coding sequence GTGCTGCAGAATTGGCTGGACAGCCTGAAGGAATTGAATGGCATCACGATTATGCTGTTGCTGATTGTGGCTGCTTCATTATTGCAGGGGTGGTCCAGAGGGGCTTCGCGTTCAGCAGGCAGACTCTTTGGGTTCCTGATGGATGGCATTATGGCGGTCATTGGTATTCTGTTGTCGATCGGTTTAACGTTGTGGCTTGCGCCATATGTACAGCAGTGGCTGTCTGAGTATGCTTCAGCCATGCCTAACCGTGAGTTGAACCGGTGGGAACAGATGTATTATACGTTGGTTACGGCGATTGCAGATTTTCCGCTGATGCGGTTCGCTGTATTATTTGTACTTAGCTATGGACTCATCCGACTGATTCTCGGGTTTCTCTCTTCAGTTATTTTTAGCAGCAGGCAGAGGTCAGCCGAGGAAAGTGCGCCCAAAGGTATGTTTAGTCGGTTGACGGGTGCATTCATTGGCACGATCATAGGCTCCGTCCGTGGAATGATTGTCATCGCAGTTTTGTTCATGATTGTCAGCCTTTACCCTGGGAGCATGTTCAGCCGTTATGTGGAAGCATCTCCGATCTATATGCAAGGGGCCAAATCGGTTATCGAACCTTTGTCCGGCACGTTCATTAAGGACAAGCTACCCGTATTCACGCAGGCTGTGCAGAAGGAACTGGGCGGCATCCTGCAACGCAAATATGAAGTCATCGACCACAATATTCCGACGGATATTGAATCTGCAGCCAGTGAGATTGTCAAAGGCCAATCGACAGATGAAGTCAAAGCAAAAGCGCTATATGACTGGGTAGGTTCACGTATTCAGTATGACTATGGTAAAGTGGATGACTATGAGCAAAAGGGCATATGGCATGAACAAAATCCACAGAATACATTTGATACACGCAAAGGCGTATGTATTGATTATGCCCGTCTTTATGCCGTGATGGCCCGTTCACAAGGACTTGAAGTCAAAGTGGTTACAGGGCTTGGTTATAACGGCCAAGGAGGGTACGGTCCACATGCGTGGAATGAGGTGTATTTGAGTGATTCCGAGAGCTGGGTTCCGCTTGACCCGACATGGGCGATCAGTGGAGACTGGTTTAATCCTCCGAATTTTGCCGACACCCATCTAAAGGATCAATCAGCTTAG
- a CDS encoding metal-dependent hydrolase — MDTSTHFVMGIGLAGLAYVDPVVAASPMLAAAVMVGTIAGSQAPDIDTALRLKSNSLYIRNHRGLSHSLPFLLLWVLLITGVIALIFPGVPIGHVATWTAVAVGFHVFTDLFNTYGTQAARPFTERWIAWNIIHIFDPFLFTTHVIAILLWAFDLIAPAPLFVTLYSLTGLYYIWRTIARAQAVRKVRRLDNSPEQARYIVIPTISWNRWHVVKRVEDGSYVIGKMDGSNLVWSLHASSSTHAAVAASRKSPEVSAFLYFTSYAVAEVEELPAGYKVRWADVRYRHRKQYPFVAVIVMDRNFETIDTYVGWLSDEKMDKKLLSARP, encoded by the coding sequence ATGGATACCTCTACACATTTTGTCATGGGGATTGGTTTAGCCGGTCTGGCTTATGTCGACCCTGTTGTCGCGGCTAGTCCCATGCTTGCAGCTGCGGTAATGGTTGGCACGATCGCCGGTTCCCAGGCCCCTGACATCGATACTGCGTTACGTCTCAAAAGCAATTCGCTTTACATTCGGAATCATCGGGGCTTGTCACACTCTCTGCCATTTCTCCTGTTATGGGTTTTGCTCATCACAGGCGTCATTGCACTGATATTCCCTGGTGTCCCTATTGGACACGTTGCCACCTGGACAGCTGTGGCCGTAGGCTTTCACGTATTCACCGATCTGTTCAACACCTATGGAACCCAAGCCGCCCGGCCTTTCACGGAACGCTGGATCGCCTGGAACATCATTCATATTTTTGATCCGTTTCTATTCACTACACATGTCATAGCTATCTTGTTATGGGCCTTTGATCTGATCGCCCCTGCACCACTCTTCGTTACGTTGTATAGTTTGACCGGTTTATATTATATATGGCGAACGATTGCTCGTGCACAAGCAGTCAGAAAAGTTAGACGTCTCGACAACAGCCCAGAGCAGGCAAGATACATCGTCATTCCAACGATATCCTGGAACCGCTGGCATGTGGTTAAACGAGTTGAGGACGGCAGTTATGTGATCGGTAAAATGGATGGTTCTAATCTGGTATGGAGTCTGCACGCCTCGTCTTCTACTCATGCGGCCGTTGCTGCTTCACGCAAATCACCGGAAGTCAGTGCCTTCCTCTATTTCACCTCCTATGCGGTGGCAGAGGTTGAAGAACTGCCTGCCGGTTACAAGGTCCGTTGGGCAGATGTACGTTATCGACACCGAAAACAATATCCATTTGTCGCTGTAATTGTGATGGATCGGAATTTTGAGACGATTGATACGTATGTAGGCTGGTTAAGCGATGAGAAAATGGATAAAAAACTTTTATCTGCACGCCCTTGA
- the trpS gene encoding tryptophan--tRNA ligase, giving the protein MKTVLSGIQPSGKLTLGNYIGAIKNFVKLQHDYQCHFMVVDLHAVTVAQEPAALREQSEAVAALFIAAGIDPSKSNVFLQSHVPQHAELGWLMTTLTSMGELERMTQFKDKSSGKDSVGAGLFVYPSLMAADILLYNADLVPVGEDQKQHLELTRDLAGRFNHRYGEYFTIPDPYIPQVGARVMSLDDASSKMSKSNPNAGSYIALLDPPDVIRKKISRATTDSGREVVYDPANKPEVSNLMSIYAECAGMTLKEVAERYEGKMYGPFKKELAEVVVSVIEPLQQRYNEIRESGELADVLDTSARRAEEVAAQTLDAVKERMGFVPRRKH; this is encoded by the coding sequence ATGAAAACAGTACTTTCAGGTATTCAACCGAGCGGCAAGCTCACATTAGGTAATTATATTGGTGCAATCAAAAATTTTGTGAAACTTCAGCATGACTATCAATGTCATTTCATGGTGGTTGATCTTCATGCCGTCACCGTGGCTCAGGAGCCAGCAGCATTGCGCGAACAGTCGGAAGCAGTAGCTGCACTGTTTATTGCAGCAGGTATTGATCCGTCGAAATCTAACGTATTTCTGCAGTCCCATGTACCGCAGCACGCGGAATTGGGCTGGTTGATGACAACGCTGACCTCCATGGGTGAGCTTGAACGCATGACTCAGTTTAAGGATAAATCATCCGGTAAAGATTCCGTTGGTGCTGGACTGTTTGTGTATCCATCATTAATGGCGGCTGATATTTTGTTATACAATGCTGACCTTGTACCCGTAGGTGAGGATCAGAAGCAACATCTGGAACTGACACGTGATCTGGCAGGACGTTTTAACCACCGTTATGGGGAGTACTTCACCATTCCAGATCCGTATATCCCACAGGTAGGTGCACGGGTAATGTCACTTGATGATGCCTCTTCGAAAATGAGCAAAAGTAACCCTAACGCTGGCAGTTATATTGCCCTGCTGGATCCGCCAGATGTGATTCGCAAAAAAATCAGTCGAGCCACTACAGATTCGGGACGTGAAGTCGTATATGATCCGGCAAACAAACCGGAAGTCAGCAATCTGATGAGTATCTACGCTGAATGTGCAGGTATGACGCTTAAAGAAGTAGCTGAGCGTTATGAAGGCAAGATGTACGGTCCGTTCAAAAAAGAACTGGCTGAAGTGGTTGTGTCTGTTATTGAACCCCTGCAACAACGTTATAATGAGATTCGCGAGTCTGGCGAATTGGCGGATGTTCTGGATACGTCAGCCCGCCGTGCAGAAGAAGTTGCAGCTCAAACGTTGGATGCAGTGAAAGAACGTATGGGATTTGTCCCGAGACGTAAACATTAG
- a CDS encoding SCO family protein, with amino-acid sequence MLKKYKWTWILLGLALIMAVYLMWGTVFASKEKLPEIREIQSFSMENVDGSTVSLEDTQGKVRLFYFYFTSCPDVCPITTFTLSQVQDLLKEDDTFGKDVSFVSISFDPKVDTREKIKTFADRFHADYSGWYFLRGDMDKTKQLARDSFQILIDGESKDDFAHMNMIGLVDQNNQLRKVYNAFNTEDVVPAVIAEDIRNLIKE; translated from the coding sequence ATGCTGAAAAAGTACAAATGGACATGGATACTGCTCGGGCTCGCACTGATAATGGCTGTGTATCTAATGTGGGGCACCGTATTTGCCAGTAAGGAAAAATTACCCGAGATTCGTGAAATCCAATCCTTTTCCATGGAAAATGTAGATGGCAGTACGGTATCACTGGAGGATACTCAAGGGAAAGTCCGATTGTTCTACTTTTATTTCACCAGTTGTCCGGATGTCTGCCCGATTACGACGTTTACGTTATCTCAGGTGCAGGATCTGTTGAAAGAGGACGACACCTTCGGTAAAGATGTCTCATTTGTATCCATTTCATTCGACCCGAAAGTCGATACAAGAGAGAAGATTAAGACGTTTGCGGACCGCTTCCACGCGGATTATTCCGGATGGTACTTCTTGCGAGGGGATATGGACAAAACCAAACAGTTGGCCAGGGATTCATTCCAGATCCTAATCGATGGGGAGAGTAAGGATGATTTTGCCCATATGAACATGATTGGTCTGGTGGATCAGAATAACCAGCTGCGCAAGGTATATAACGCATTTAATACAGAGGACGTTGTGCCTGCTGTCATTGCCGAGGATATTCGCAATCTGATCAAGGAATAA
- a CDS encoding toprim domain-containing protein, with product MPIHVIVEGKNDRSKLKRLVGPEINILCTFGTLNSLKLETLRKQVGYDEVYLFMDNDSSGKKIRGVLRDAFPDAVQMYTRRGYAGVEGTPDEYIIAQLEKAGLETYIQYPEHPSY from the coding sequence ATGCCTATTCATGTCATTGTGGAAGGTAAGAATGATCGAAGCAAACTGAAACGTTTGGTTGGACCCGAAATCAACATTCTATGTACGTTTGGAACGCTTAATTCACTTAAGCTGGAGACATTGCGCAAACAAGTCGGATATGATGAAGTTTATTTATTTATGGATAATGACAGTTCCGGCAAAAAAATTAGAGGTGTGCTTCGGGATGCTTTCCCGGATGCAGTACAGATGTATACACGACGAGGATATGCGGGTGTGGAAGGAACACCTGATGAGTATATCATTGCCCAGCTGGAGAAAGCCGGGTTAGAGACATACATCCAATACCCTGAACATCCTTCCTATTAA
- a CDS encoding ATPase produces MNSNTEGVVMNIEVIKEFVMQNWLVIVVALIILFFVLNVVKTVLKWAIAIIIIAALLIYSGISIDQIKQTVTDVQSSTMDTLKKEATSMMLKEASKAKYVKGQDGAFTITSPNVEIKGRTQSDKVDVTFRGISLGEWKLDNETIRTFVEQAQENKTAPAS; encoded by the coding sequence ATGAATTCTAATACGGAAGGTGTAGTCATGAACATAGAAGTAATCAAAGAGTTTGTGATGCAGAACTGGCTGGTGATCGTGGTTGCATTGATCATATTGTTCTTTGTTCTGAATGTGGTCAAAACCGTATTGAAATGGGCGATTGCCATCATCATTATTGCGGCTCTACTGATATACAGCGGCATCTCCATTGATCAGATCAAACAGACAGTGACAGACGTACAATCCAGCACGATGGACACATTGAAGAAGGAAGCAACCAGCATGATGCTCAAGGAGGCTTCCAAAGCGAAATACGTCAAAGGACAGGATGGAGCGTTCACCATCACAAGTCCCAATGTGGAGATTAAGGGTAGAACTCAATCGGATAAAGTTGATGTGACCTTCCGCGGAATTTCACTTGGCGAATGGAAACTCGACAATGAAACTATACGTACGTTTGTCGAACAGGCACAGGAGAACAAAACAGCACCAGCATCGTAG
- a CDS encoding alpha/beta-type small acid-soluble spore protein — protein MAQGSRSNNLVVPQANSALQQLKIEAAQELGVTIPQDGYYGNYTSRETGSLGGYITKRLVQIAEQSLAGSGK, from the coding sequence ATGGCTCAAGGATCTCGTTCTAACAACTTGGTGGTACCTCAGGCAAATTCAGCACTGCAACAATTGAAAATCGAGGCTGCACAGGAACTGGGTGTAACTATCCCACAAGACGGTTACTATGGTAACTACACTTCCCGTGAAACAGGATCTTTGGGTGGATATATCACCAAACGTCTGGTACAAATCGCTGAGCAGTCTCTGGCTGGGTCTGGCAAATAA